One Candidatus Methylomirabilota bacterium genomic window, AGAGGGATAGAAGTCTCTGCCAGAGGAAAATCAAATCATCCCTCTCCCGTCAGGGGAGAGATAGAAGTCTCTGCCAGAGGAAAATCAAATCATCCCTCTCCCGTCAGGGGAGAGATAGAAGTCTCTGCCAGAGGAAAATCAAATCATCCCTCTCCCGTCAGGGGAGAGATAGAAGTCTCTGCCAGAGGAAAATTAAATCATCCCTCTCCCGTCAGGGGAGAGGGCAGGGTGAGGGGTGGTCTGGGCTAGGGCTTGACGATAAGGTCGATCTCCACGAGCCCACCAAGGGCCAGGCCGGTGACGCCGACGCAGGTGCGGCCGGGGAGCCGCCCGGGCTTGAAGTACGTGACGTACACCCCGTTCATGGCCGCGTAGTCCTGGAAGTTCACGAGGTAGACGCGCGCGAAGACGGCCCGCTCGAGGCTCGTGCCCGCGCCCGTGAGCACGCTCTGGAGATTGCGCATCACCTGGTGCGTCTGCTCGACGATGCCCCCCGGCACGAGCCGGTCGCCCGTCTGGGGATCAACCCCGAGCTGTCCCGTGACGAAGAGATAGTCCCCCGCGCGGACGGCGTGGCTATAGGGGGCGGTGGGCGGTGGAGGCGGGGCGCCCGGCACCATGAGGAACTCGAGGTCCATGGCCCGCGAGTCTAGCATCGTCTGGCCAAGGGCAGCCGAGGCTGCTATTCTGCCCGCCGTGAACCAGACTTCGGACATCACGATCATCGGCGGCGGCATCATCGGGCTGGCCACCGCCATGGCCCTCACCGACCGCTACCCCCGCGCGCGGCTCACCATCCTGGACAAGGAGCCGAAGATCGCCGC contains:
- a CDS encoding RidA family protein produces the protein MLDSRAMDLEFLMVPGAPPPPPTAPYSHAVRAGDYLFVTGQLGVDPQTGDRLVPGGIVEQTHQVMRNLQSVLTGAGTSLERAVFARVYLVNFQDYAAMNGVYVTYFKPGRLPGRTCVGVTGLALGGLVEIDLIVKP